The following are from one region of the Bradyrhizobium sediminis genome:
- a CDS encoding carbamoyltransferase family protein, whose protein sequence is MPKQHTYVLGLNTYDHDVSACLLRDGAIAFAIAKERITREKHATGFYQEVIDYCLNAEGITLDDVDLVVRNCYILPVPEMEERLVYQDMPGFLPPHERAGAPKHPLYLSHSDKVVSISHHLAHAYSAFAVSPFEEGVVMIVDGVGSYQSDVMEPYPPTDTATPLARESESYYKFSGSKLECLKKVWMEPDRGFLSDEFYNMPGLGALYSRASTYIFGDWNKCGELMGLAPYGRKEQVRQLLELTDGKLHVPHWTREFNQPYVMDGDEKWETSPSMRHWEDIAWRVQDDTENVLLARARWLRESTGAKNLTIAGGVALNCVANGRVAREAGFENVWIQPAAGDDGIAIGCAYYGWLEILKRRRAFVMDHSYVGRRYTDQDVSNAGAKFLVRIQTSAVRSDDICRDTAKLLAEQKVIGWFQGASEFGPRALGNRSLLADPRKAGMKDILNRRVKHRQPFRPFAPIVLAERAREIFEGEEDSPFMLIAKRVRPEWRDRIPAIVHVDGTARVQTVRAETNPVLYRLLKEFEALTGVPVLINTSFNVKGEPIVETPRDAMICFLTTGIDNLILHDTVVSKNAWHRVVGPLVGIYTDVANLVLSSTRPV, encoded by the coding sequence ATGCCCAAACAACACACCTACGTTCTCGGTCTGAATACCTACGACCACGATGTGAGTGCCTGCCTGCTGCGCGACGGCGCCATTGCCTTCGCGATCGCCAAGGAACGGATCACGCGCGAGAAGCACGCTACGGGATTCTACCAGGAGGTGATCGACTATTGCCTGAATGCCGAGGGTATCACGCTTGATGATGTCGATCTGGTCGTCCGCAATTGCTACATTCTTCCAGTCCCGGAAATGGAGGAACGGCTGGTCTATCAGGACATGCCTGGCTTCCTGCCCCCACACGAGCGTGCCGGGGCTCCAAAGCATCCGCTGTACCTGTCGCATTCCGATAAAGTTGTCTCGATCTCCCACCATCTGGCGCACGCCTACAGCGCCTTTGCGGTATCGCCGTTCGAGGAAGGCGTTGTCATGATCGTCGACGGCGTCGGCAGCTATCAATCCGACGTCATGGAGCCCTATCCGCCGACCGACACTGCCACGCCGCTCGCCCGCGAGTCCGAGAGCTATTACAAGTTCAGCGGCTCGAAACTCGAATGCCTGAAGAAGGTCTGGATGGAGCCCGATCGCGGCTTCCTGAGCGACGAATTCTACAACATGCCCGGCCTTGGCGCGCTCTACAGCCGGGCCTCAACCTACATTTTCGGCGACTGGAACAAGTGCGGTGAGCTGATGGGGCTGGCGCCATATGGCCGGAAGGAGCAGGTCAGGCAACTGCTCGAACTGACCGACGGCAAGCTGCACGTCCCGCACTGGACCAGGGAATTCAACCAGCCCTACGTCATGGACGGCGACGAGAAATGGGAAACCAGCCCGTCGATGCGGCATTGGGAGGATATTGCCTGGCGGGTGCAGGACGACACCGAAAACGTGCTGCTCGCCCGCGCCCGGTGGCTGCGCGAATCCACCGGCGCCAAGAACCTCACCATCGCCGGCGGTGTCGCGCTGAACTGCGTCGCCAATGGCCGCGTGGCGCGGGAGGCCGGGTTCGAGAACGTCTGGATCCAGCCGGCGGCCGGCGACGACGGCATCGCGATCGGCTGCGCCTATTACGGCTGGCTCGAAATTCTGAAACGGCGCCGCGCCTTTGTGATGGATCATTCCTATGTCGGCAGACGCTACACCGATCAGGACGTCAGCAACGCCGGCGCGAAGTTTCTGGTGCGCATTCAAACCTCGGCGGTGCGCAGCGACGATATCTGCCGCGACACGGCAAAACTCCTGGCCGAGCAGAAGGTGATCGGCTGGTTCCAGGGAGCTTCCGAGTTCGGACCTCGCGCGCTCGGCAATCGCAGCCTGCTGGCCGACCCGCGCAAGGCCGGCATGAAGGACATCCTGAACCGCCGCGTCAAGCACCGCCAGCCGTTCCGTCCCTTCGCGCCGATCGTTCTCGCCGAACGGGCCAGGGAGATATTCGAAGGTGAAGAGGATTCGCCGTTCATGCTGATCGCCAAGCGCGTTCGTCCGGAATGGCGCGACCGGATTCCGGCGATCGTCCATGTCGACGGGACCGCGCGCGTTCAGACCGTCCGCGCGGAGACCAATCCGGTGCTGTACCGCCTGCTGAAGGAGTTCGAGGCGCTGACCGGGGTTCCCGTGCTGATCAATACGTCATTCAACGTCAAGGGCGAACCGATCGTGGAGACGCCGCGCGACGCCATGATCTGTTTCCTGACGACGGGGATCGACAACCTGATACTGCACGACACCGTGGTCTCGAAAAACGCATGGCACAGGGTCGTCGGACCGCTGGTCGGCATCTACACCGATGTGGCAAACTTGGTGCTGTCGAGCACCCGCCCGGTATGA
- a CDS encoding baeRF12 domain-containing protein, with amino-acid sequence MNNLKIPHNAFVFVGDGRKALFLRNDGDEKFPNLKTETVFAEEHPTSHDQGTERPGRVSKASQSGQRSTVAPTDWHDIEEHHFARKVAAALEQVIRERKVQALVVVAPPRTLADLRDAFHADVKACIVAEINKDLTKHPVWEIEKHLTGDANSH; translated from the coding sequence ATGAACAACCTCAAGATCCCGCATAATGCTTTCGTGTTCGTCGGCGATGGCCGCAAGGCCCTGTTCCTGCGCAACGATGGCGATGAAAAATTTCCCAATCTCAAGACCGAGACGGTCTTTGCGGAGGAACATCCGACCAGCCATGACCAGGGCACCGAGCGCCCGGGCCGCGTCAGCAAGGCTTCGCAATCGGGCCAAAGAAGCACCGTCGCGCCGACCGACTGGCACGACATCGAAGAGCATCATTTCGCACGAAAGGTTGCTGCCGCCCTGGAGCAGGTGATCCGCGAGCGGAAGGTGCAGGCGCTGGTGGTGGTGGCTCCGCCGAGGACCCTTGCCGACTTGCGCGACGCTTTCCATGCCGACGTGAAGGCCTGTATCGTGGCCGAGATCAACAAGGATCTGACCAAGCATCCGGTGTGGGAAATCGAGAAGCATCTGACCGGCGATGCCAATTCACACTGA
- a CDS encoding efflux RND transporter periplasmic adaptor subunit, which translates to MAVLLAASLAAIAWWMSRGPAITVVRVTRGAAAEIVYATGAVEPETWSRSTPLVRGRIIERCRCEGKSVKKGDVLARLDDKEALATLNDLRALEEFQRREFDRQSQLLARGVATSQAYQRAESDLARIHAQIAAQTQRLEYFKLVAPMDGTVLKEDGEVGDMVDPGTILYRVGLEKPLWVVADVNEEDIPRVRVGQKALLRTDAFANQVLPGFVKQITPAGDPVSKTFRVRIGLPEDTPLRVGMSVEANIVSREKRDVLLVPANAVVNNSLLMIENDRARLHKVETGIRGTGFVEIVGGASEGELVASPATTNIQDGSRVRPLLAEPAVR; encoded by the coding sequence ATGGCGGTGCTGCTCGCCGCATCGCTGGCGGCTATCGCGTGGTGGATGTCGCGCGGACCGGCCATTACGGTGGTTCGGGTCACCCGCGGCGCCGCCGCTGAAATCGTTTATGCCACCGGCGCGGTCGAGCCCGAGACCTGGTCGCGCTCGACGCCGCTGGTGCGCGGCCGCATCATCGAACGTTGCCGATGCGAGGGAAAAAGCGTCAAGAAGGGCGACGTCCTCGCCCGCCTCGACGACAAGGAGGCGCTGGCTACGCTGAACGACCTGCGCGCGCTGGAGGAATTCCAGCGCCGGGAATTCGACCGCCAGTCGCAATTGCTGGCGCGCGGGGTCGCGACCTCGCAGGCCTATCAGCGCGCCGAAAGCGACCTTGCGCGTATCCATGCGCAGATCGCCGCCCAGACGCAGCGGCTGGAATACTTCAAACTGGTCGCGCCGATGGACGGCACCGTCCTCAAGGAGGACGGCGAAGTCGGCGACATGGTCGACCCCGGCACGATTCTCTACCGCGTCGGCCTGGAAAAGCCGTTATGGGTGGTCGCCGACGTCAACGAGGAGGATATCCCCCGCGTTCGGGTTGGCCAGAAAGCGCTGCTGCGCACCGACGCCTTCGCCAATCAGGTGCTGCCGGGCTTCGTGAAACAGATTACGCCGGCCGGCGACCCCGTCTCCAAGACATTCCGCGTCCGGATCGGCCTGCCCGAAGATACGCCGTTGCGGGTCGGCATGAGCGTCGAAGCCAACATCGTCAGCCGGGAGAAGCGGGATGTCCTGCTGGTCCCCGCCAACGCCGTGGTCAACAACAGCCTGCTGATGATCGAAAACGATCGGGCGCGCCTGCACAAGGTAGAGACCGGCATTCGCGGCACAGGCTTCGTCGAGATCGTCGGCGGCGCCAGCGAGGGTGAACTGGTCGCTTCGCCCGCCACCACCAATATCCAGGACGGGTCGCGGGTCCGGCCGCTGCTCGCCGAGCCGGCCGTGCGGTGA
- a CDS encoding ABC transporter ATP-binding protein, whose product MSTALIEARGVTKVLGGIVPVTLVQDIDLSIMPREFIAITGPSGSGKSSLLYLLGLLDIPTSGEVLIDGHSTTAMTEDARAKVRLTRLGFVFQFHFLLPEFSITENVALPMRALGKLSPRAITARAEELLESFGLGDHRHKTPDQLSGGQRQRVAVARALANDPPVILADEPTGSLDSVSTTQVFGILRDLVALRGKTVVAVTHDLNLAAQMHRRIHVVDGRLAKDEEVAVSGAPS is encoded by the coding sequence ATGAGCACGGCGCTGATCGAGGCCCGGGGCGTGACCAAAGTCCTCGGCGGGATCGTCCCGGTCACACTGGTGCAGGACATCGACCTCTCCATCATGCCGCGCGAGTTCATCGCCATCACCGGCCCGTCCGGCTCCGGCAAATCGTCGCTGCTGTATCTCTTGGGGCTGTTGGATATTCCGACATCGGGCGAAGTCCTGATCGACGGCCATTCCACCACCGCAATGACCGAGGACGCGCGCGCGAAAGTGCGGCTCACCCGCCTCGGCTTCGTCTTCCAGTTTCATTTTCTGCTGCCGGAATTCTCGATCACCGAAAATGTCGCATTGCCGATGCGGGCGCTGGGCAAATTGTCGCCGCGCGCCATCACCGCACGCGCCGAGGAACTCCTGGAATCGTTCGGGCTCGGCGATCATCGCCACAAGACCCCGGATCAATTGTCCGGCGGCCAGCGGCAGCGCGTCGCGGTGGCGCGGGCGTTGGCCAACGATCCCCCTGTCATCCTCGCGGATGAACCGACCGGAAGCCTGGATTCGGTCTCCACCACGCAGGTATTCGGCATCCTGCGCGACTTGGTGGCGCTGCGCGGAAAAACCGTGGTCGCCGTCACCCATGATCTCAATCTGGCTGCCCAGATGCACCGCCGGATTCATGTCGTCGACGGCCGGCTGGCGAAGGACGAGGAGGTCGCCGTGTCCGGCGCCCCGTCATAG
- a CDS encoding universal stress protein — MTYKTIMVHLDLEQYSEPALRVTCELADRFKSKVIGVTAGLPNVPIHADGMIASNVLEADYEQLNQAIGRCESHFRSALKDFNGALEWRSDAAYPVDFLVQEARAADLLVVGRAENYNLLGPNHLLEIGDAVMKAGRPVLVVPPRSTSLAFNRILIAWKDSAEARRALPAALPLLKRAKELIIVEITSDESERGAANERVADVAKWLQRHNVPASARVEPSAGAPGSQLEAIASEARADIIVAGAYGHTRLHEWIFGGVTRHLLQHGSTCALLVH; from the coding sequence GTGACGTATAAAACGATTATGGTACATCTCGACCTCGAACAATACAGCGAGCCTGCCCTGCGCGTGACCTGCGAGCTGGCCGACCGGTTCAAGTCGAAGGTGATCGGAGTCACGGCCGGCCTTCCCAACGTGCCGATTCATGCCGACGGCATGATCGCGTCGAACGTGCTTGAAGCCGATTACGAACAGCTGAACCAGGCCATCGGCCGCTGCGAGAGTCACTTCCGGTCGGCACTCAAGGACTTCAACGGTGCGCTGGAATGGCGATCGGACGCCGCCTACCCCGTGGATTTTCTCGTGCAGGAAGCCCGGGCCGCGGATCTCCTGGTGGTCGGCCGCGCCGAGAACTACAATCTCCTCGGCCCGAACCATCTGCTCGAGATCGGCGATGCCGTCATGAAGGCAGGCCGGCCTGTATTGGTCGTGCCGCCCCGCAGCACCAGCCTCGCCTTCAATCGCATCCTGATTGCGTGGAAGGATTCCGCCGAGGCGCGGCGGGCGCTTCCGGCGGCGCTTCCGCTGCTCAAGCGAGCCAAGGAACTGATCATCGTCGAGATCACCTCCGACGAGAGCGAACGGGGCGCTGCCAATGAGCGCGTCGCCGACGTGGCGAAATGGCTTCAGCGCCATAACGTCCCGGCGTCGGCACGGGTCGAACCGTCCGCCGGTGCCCCCGGCAGTCAGCTCGAAGCCATCGCGTCCGAAGCGAGGGCCGATATCATCGTCGCCGGCGCTTACGGACATACCCGTCTCCACGAGTGGATATTCGGCGGGGTGACGCGTCACCTCCTACAGCACGGCTCGACCTGCGCGCTCCTGGTCCACTGA
- a CDS encoding ABC transporter permease — protein MNLILTIAWTHVRHRARQTLVAIAGVMTGVGFSVMMAAMMEGSQDDFIRTLVDALPHISITDELRQPTRQPADIAYAAAEFHGLTPDVRRPGIKNPMATIASLHSWVPGALTPSVQSKAVLRFAGRNLTISIIGIDPRTEADVSNLATHMKQGTLHSLYRSSNAILLGDRLANKIGARVNSNITLASAEGATMNATVVGTFHTGFRMTDETTGYVLLKTAQILEKQTGIVNEIRVRTHDPMAARLISERIGEQTGYKSISWQEAQEDLLSAITLRNVLMYTIVGAILLVASFGTYNIISTITHEKTRDIAILKSLGFRDQTIRTVFIVEALLVGLVGAVLGWIFGYLLTRGLASLEFKTPFSDYNHLPVLYSVKHYLLATGVALVSSLVAGYFPARSAARLHPVDIIRGAT, from the coding sequence GTGAACCTGATCCTGACCATAGCCTGGACCCATGTCCGCCACCGCGCCCGCCAGACGCTGGTGGCGATTGCCGGCGTCATGACCGGCGTCGGATTCTCCGTGATGATGGCGGCAATGATGGAGGGATCGCAGGACGATTTCATCCGGACCCTGGTCGACGCGCTGCCGCATATTTCGATCACCGATGAACTTCGGCAGCCGACGCGGCAACCGGCGGATATCGCCTACGCCGCCGCCGAATTCCACGGCCTGACGCCGGACGTCCGGCGCCCAGGCATCAAGAATCCGATGGCCACCATCGCGTCGCTGCATAGCTGGGTGCCGGGCGCGCTGACGCCGTCGGTACAGTCGAAGGCGGTGCTGCGGTTTGCCGGGCGCAACCTGACCATCTCGATCATCGGCATCGATCCCCGCACCGAGGCCGATGTCTCCAATCTGGCAACCCACATGAAGCAGGGAACGCTGCACTCACTATATCGGTCGTCCAACGCCATCCTGCTCGGCGACCGCCTCGCCAACAAGATCGGCGCGCGGGTCAACTCCAACATCACGCTGGCTTCCGCCGAAGGCGCCACCATGAACGCCACCGTGGTCGGCACCTTCCATACCGGCTTCCGCATGACCGACGAGACCACCGGCTATGTCCTGCTCAAGACCGCGCAGATCCTGGAAAAGCAAACCGGCATCGTCAACGAGATCCGCGTGCGCACCCATGATCCCATGGCGGCCCGCCTGATCTCGGAGCGGATCGGTGAACAGACCGGCTATAAGTCGATCTCCTGGCAGGAGGCGCAGGAGGATCTCTTGTCCGCGATCACGCTGCGCAACGTGCTGATGTATACGATCGTCGGCGCGATCCTCCTGGTCGCGAGTTTCGGCACCTACAACATCATTTCCACCATCACCCATGAGAAGACCCGCGACATCGCCATCCTGAAATCGCTGGGCTTCAGGGACCAAACCATCCGGACCGTCTTCATCGTCGAGGCACTGCTGGTCGGTCTGGTCGGCGCTGTGCTGGGCTGGATCTTCGGCTATCTCCTGACCCGCGGGCTGGCGTCGCTGGAATTCAAGACCCCATTTTCCGACTACAACCACCTGCCGGTGCTCTATTCGGTCAAACACTATCTGCTCGCCACCGGCGTGGCGCTGGTGTCGAGCCTGGTGGCCGGCTATTTCCCGGCCCGATCCGCGGCGCGGCTGCACCCCGTCGACATCATCAGGGGCGCGACATGA
- a CDS encoding OpgC domain-containing protein, with translation MKINATLPEKGRDLRLDLFRGVANWAIYLDHIPDNVVNWITTRNYGFSDAADLFVFISGYTASFVYARMMIERGFIVGATRLTKRVWQLYVAHVFLFVIYIVAIGYVALRYSDPEIISEFNLAGLAGDQAIETLRQGLLLKFKPVNLDVLPLYIVLMGLFPPVLWIMLRQPNLTMLASIALWLAARQFGWNLPGYPAGVWYFNPYCWQLLFVFGSWCALGGARKSMAIINAPATLYFCIFYMILALVMTMAAKFPDFGALFPSWLYGAFNPNDKTNLAPYRFLHFVVIVILVIRFVPKDWPGLEWKVFDPLVVCGQQSLAVFCVGVFLSFVGHFELMMSSGSLFAQIFVSLTGIAMMTCVAYYISWSKRQDKPLPKPAAAKIS, from the coding sequence ATGAAAATCAACGCCACCCTGCCCGAAAAAGGACGCGACCTCCGGCTCGATCTGTTTCGCGGCGTCGCCAACTGGGCGATTTACCTCGACCACATCCCCGACAACGTCGTGAACTGGATCACCACCCGGAATTATGGTTTCAGCGATGCCGCTGATCTGTTCGTCTTCATCTCCGGCTATACCGCCTCCTTTGTTTACGCCCGGATGATGATCGAACGCGGCTTCATCGTCGGCGCCACCCGCCTGACCAAGCGCGTCTGGCAGCTCTACGTCGCCCACGTCTTCCTGTTCGTGATCTACATCGTGGCGATCGGTTACGTTGCGCTGCGTTACAGCGATCCGGAGATCATCAGCGAATTCAACCTCGCGGGCCTCGCCGGCGACCAGGCGATCGAAACGCTTCGCCAGGGCCTGCTGCTCAAGTTCAAGCCCGTCAACCTCGATGTGCTTCCGCTCTACATCGTGCTGATGGGATTGTTTCCGCCGGTGTTGTGGATAATGCTGCGCCAGCCCAATCTGACGATGCTGGCGTCGATCGCGCTGTGGCTCGCCGCCCGGCAGTTCGGCTGGAACCTGCCGGGCTATCCGGCCGGGGTCTGGTACTTCAACCCGTACTGCTGGCAGCTGTTGTTCGTGTTCGGCTCGTGGTGCGCGCTCGGCGGCGCCAGGAAATCGATGGCGATCATCAACGCACCGGCCACGCTCTATTTCTGCATCTTCTACATGATCCTCGCGCTCGTCATGACCATGGCCGCCAAGTTTCCGGATTTCGGCGCGCTGTTCCCGAGCTGGCTCTACGGCGCCTTCAATCCGAACGACAAGACCAACCTTGCGCCTTATCGCTTCCTGCACTTCGTGGTAATCGTGATTTTGGTGATCCGTTTCGTGCCGAAGGACTGGCCGGGCCTGGAATGGAAGGTGTTCGATCCGCTCGTGGTCTGCGGCCAGCAATCGCTCGCCGTGTTCTGCGTCGGCGTCTTCCTGTCCTTCGTCGGGCATTTCGAACTGATGATGAGTTCAGGCTCGCTGTTCGCGCAGATCTTCGTCAGCCTGACCGGGATCGCGATGATGACCTGCGTCGCCTACTACATCTCCTGGTCGAAACGGCAGGACAAGCCGCTGCCCAAACCTGCCGCGGCCAAAATCAGCTGA
- a CDS encoding ETC complex I subunit gives MTARISKPAKNAMQSGKAKTREWQLDYEPEQPRAIEPLMGWTSSGDMKQQLTIRFHTKEDAVAYCEREGIPYQVIEPKEPARRQAAYADNFAFRRGEPWTH, from the coding sequence ATGACCGCACGCATCTCCAAGCCCGCCAAAAACGCGATGCAATCGGGGAAGGCCAAGACCAGGGAATGGCAGCTCGATTACGAGCCCGAGCAGCCGCGGGCGATCGAGCCGTTGATGGGCTGGACCTCGTCCGGCGACATGAAGCAGCAGCTCACCATTCGCTTCCACACCAAGGAAGACGCCGTGGCCTATTGCGAGCGCGAGGGCATCCCCTACCAGGTGATCGAGCCGAAGGAACCGGCCCGCCGGCAGGCCGCCTATGCCGACAATTTTGCATTCCGGCGCGGCGAACCCTGGACCCACTAG
- a CDS encoding universal stress protein, which translates to MLNDIAVLLPVDRPAGPLIDCAAAVAGLFEAHLDGIACAYQALNPMIAFEASAVVMAAQYETGVEQAAVVLDQFEIVTRRLNIPHDAKSTFNVSYAATRTVTELSRLYDLNIVGQPDSSKPSQTDFISEAVLFGSGRPMLMVPYINRGAFKADRVLICWDGRAPAARAVHNAAPFLRKAKAIDVVTVNENEDTVGEASLAAFITHLARRDLPATPHRLTAATSNIHNAILSLAADNDTDLIVMGGYGHSRFREFVLGGATRGMFESLTVPALISH; encoded by the coding sequence ATGTTGAACGATATCGCCGTCCTTCTTCCCGTCGATCGGCCTGCCGGCCCCCTGATCGACTGCGCCGCGGCAGTCGCCGGTCTCTTCGAAGCCCATCTCGACGGCATCGCATGCGCCTATCAGGCATTGAATCCGATGATAGCGTTCGAGGCTTCCGCCGTCGTCATGGCCGCTCAGTACGAAACCGGCGTCGAGCAGGCCGCCGTCGTACTCGACCAGTTCGAGATCGTGACAAGACGCCTCAACATCCCGCATGACGCCAAGAGCACGTTCAACGTTTCCTATGCCGCGACCCGCACCGTGACCGAGCTGTCGCGCCTCTACGATCTGAACATCGTCGGTCAACCCGATAGCTCGAAGCCGAGCCAGACCGATTTCATATCCGAGGCGGTGCTGTTCGGATCCGGACGGCCGATGCTGATGGTGCCCTATATCAACCGGGGCGCCTTCAAGGCAGATCGCGTGCTGATCTGCTGGGATGGTCGCGCGCCGGCGGCGCGGGCGGTCCACAATGCCGCGCCGTTTCTGCGCAAGGCGAAAGCCATCGACGTCGTGACCGTCAACGAGAATGAAGATACCGTCGGCGAAGCGTCATTGGCGGCGTTCATCACCCATCTCGCCCGACGCGACCTGCCCGCAACCCCTCATCGGCTGACGGCAGCCACATCCAATATCCACAACGCGATTCTGTCGCTGGCCGCCGACAACGACACCGATCTGATCGTGATGGGCGGCTACGGGCATTCCAGATTTCGGGAGTTCGTCCTCGGCGGCGCGACGCGCGGCATGTTCGAATCGCTCACCGTCCCGGCGTTGATCTCGCACTAA
- a CDS encoding translational machinery protein encodes MPPHFHAIVWIDHAQVKVFHVGRTGDDEMVMHRHLPAKYLHHKAGSIGSGHAAPDKEFLTQVMNAVSDASEILIIGPAGAKAELAKFLREQHSKIGDRIVAVEPADHPSDREIVAYAKKHFKIAPPRVAAASGAANG; translated from the coding sequence ATGCCGCCCCACTTCCACGCGATCGTCTGGATCGACCACGCGCAGGTCAAGGTATTCCATGTCGGACGTACCGGCGATGACGAGATGGTCATGCATCGGCATCTACCCGCCAAGTACCTGCACCACAAGGCCGGCTCGATCGGCAGCGGCCATGCGGCGCCGGACAAGGAATTTCTGACGCAGGTCATGAACGCCGTCAGCGACGCCAGCGAAATCCTGATCATCGGCCCTGCCGGCGCCAAGGCGGAGCTTGCCAAATTCCTCCGCGAGCAACATTCGAAAATCGGCGATCGCATCGTGGCCGTGGAGCCCGCCGATCATCCCAGCGATCGCGAGATCGTCGCCTATGCCAAGAAGCATTTCAAGATCGCTCCCCCGAGGGTAGCGGCGGCAAGCGGGGCGGCCAATGGCTGA